The proteins below come from a single Alnus glutinosa chromosome 9, dhAlnGlut1.1, whole genome shotgun sequence genomic window:
- the LOC133876697 gene encoding uncharacterized protein LOC133876697 yields the protein MGCIGIGIIARDCYDCFLGACSFSQQLVVDPKGAEAIAALNALLFSKEAVGFFDIILEGDALQIVKKVNSNSSSMHSSGHFIEGIKEELGTFRSFSVVHVRREENFATHTLARDATISSNDLSWLDRRHSYKYL from the coding sequence ATGGGCTGTATTGGCATTGGTATCATAGCTCGTGATTGCTATGATTGTTTTCTAGGGGCCTGTAGTTTTTCCCAACAATTAGTGGTGGATCCAAAAGGAGCAGAGGCAATTGCAGCACTCAATGCTTTGTTGTTCAGTAAGGAGGCGGTAGGTTTTTTTGATATAATCTTAGAAGGCGATGCTTTACAGATTGTTAAAAAGGTTAATTCAAATAGTTCTTCTATGCACAGCTCGGGCCATTTCATAGAAGGTATTAAAGAAGAGCTTGGTACTTTTAGATCTTTTTCAGTTGTCCACGTACGGAGGGAAGAAAATTTTGCGACTCACACTCTTGCAAGGGATGCAACCATTTCTAGTAATGATCTTAGTTGGCTAGATCGAAGACATTCCTACAAGTATTTGTGA